The following coding sequences lie in one Candidatus Nitrospira allomarina genomic window:
- the ahcY gene encoding adenosylhomocysteinase: MSTATMTKAAATDYKVADIRLADWGRKELCIAETEMPALMALREKYHDSQPLKGAKILGCIHMTIQTGVLIETLIELGAEVRWSSCNIFSTQDHAAAAIAAKGIPVFAWKGETEEEYEWCLEQTILKDGQPWDANMVLDDGGDLTMMLHQKYPAMLNRIHGITEETTTGVHRLQEMLKNGTLKVPAINVNDSITKSKNDNKYGCRHSLNDAIKRATDHLLSGKKALVIGYGDVGKGSAQSLRQEGMIVKISEIDPICAMQACMDGYEVVSPYRGGINTGKVEDTNYDLLQNTDIVVTATGNLNVCDSAILQSLKSGAVVCNIGHFDNEIDTAFMRTNWQWEEVKPQVHTVYRDKASNDHLILLSEGRLVNLGNGTGHPSRVMDGSFANQVLAQIYLYERKFADQKGGPITVQVLPKHLDEEVAAHMVRGFGGVITKLTQTQADYIHVPVNGPFKEDSYKY; this comes from the coding sequence ATGAGCACTGCAACTATGACTAAAGCCGCCGCAACTGACTATAAAGTTGCAGATATCCGTCTGGCCGACTGGGGACGAAAAGAATTATGCATTGCCGAAACAGAAATGCCGGCATTGATGGCCCTTCGAGAGAAATATCATGACTCCCAACCATTAAAAGGGGCCAAAATTCTTGGCTGCATTCACATGACTATTCAGACCGGCGTGTTAATTGAAACGCTCATCGAACTGGGAGCTGAAGTTCGCTGGTCTTCCTGTAATATCTTTTCAACACAGGATCATGCTGCCGCTGCCATCGCCGCAAAGGGAATTCCTGTATTTGCCTGGAAGGGTGAAACAGAAGAAGAATATGAGTGGTGCCTGGAACAAACCATTTTAAAAGATGGCCAACCGTGGGATGCCAACATGGTTCTGGATGACGGTGGGGACTTGACGATGATGCTCCACCAAAAATATCCAGCCATGTTAAACCGTATTCATGGAATCACTGAAGAAACAACCACCGGGGTTCATCGCCTACAGGAAATGTTAAAAAATGGCACGCTAAAAGTTCCCGCCATTAATGTGAATGATTCAATTACCAAGTCAAAGAATGACAATAAGTATGGTTGCCGACACAGCTTGAATGACGCAATCAAACGCGCGACTGATCACCTCCTGTCAGGGAAAAAGGCCCTCGTGATTGGATATGGAGACGTCGGAAAGGGCTCGGCTCAATCACTCCGACAGGAAGGCATGATTGTCAAAATTTCAGAGATTGATCCCATCTGTGCCATGCAAGCCTGCATGGATGGTTATGAAGTGGTCTCTCCCTATAGAGGTGGGATCAATACAGGCAAGGTCGAAGACACCAACTACGACCTTCTCCAAAACACAGATATAGTCGTCACAGCTACCGGCAACTTGAATGTCTGCGATTCAGCCATTCTGCAATCCCTGAAATCTGGGGCGGTCGTTTGCAATATCGGGCACTTCGACAATGAAATCGATACTGCCTTTATGCGAACGAACTGGCAATGGGAAGAAGTAAAGCCGCAGGTGCATACAGTCTATCGTGACAAAGCCAGCAATGATCACCTCATTTTGCTGTCCGAAGGGCGCTTGGTGAATTTGGGAAATGGGACCGGGCATCCATCCCGAGTCATGGATGGTTCATTCGCCAATCAAGTCCTCGCTCAAATTTACCTCTACGAGCGGAAATTCGCCGACCAGAAAGGTGGACCAATTACAGTGCAGGTTTTACCGAAACATCTCGACGAAGAAGTGGCAGCCCATATGGTTCGAGGTTTTGGAGGGGTTATCACTAAACTCACCCAAACACAGGCTGACTATATTCACGTACCAGTCAACGGTCCGTTCAAAGAAGACAGCTACAAATACTAA
- a CDS encoding acyl-CoA desaturase gives MSRTLDPSLAGTPQRDYPTMILFGSIVLTTIVGLPLYAYFYDFSWVDWTMFIVLYLFTGLGITVGYHRLITHRSFKCPNWIKATFLIAGGMALENSALKWASDHIRHHARCDQKEDPYNATLGFWHSHCGWIFWKDPNRDPKYATRLLQDPLILWQDKYYLPILLSGLVLPFVVGFLYNGWIGAIGCFLLAGLARTFFVLNSTFFINSICHIWGDQPHGTSDSSRDSWWISLLTFGEGYHNYHHMYQSDYRNGVRWYNFDPSKWLIWTLSKFGLAYDLRRQAPNQP, from the coding sequence ATGTCACGAACGTTAGATCCCTCCTTAGCCGGAACTCCTCAACGCGATTACCCCACAATGATTCTGTTTGGGTCAATTGTGTTGACCACAATCGTCGGTCTCCCATTGTATGCATATTTTTACGATTTTTCCTGGGTAGATTGGACCATGTTTATTGTCCTTTACCTATTTACAGGATTAGGTATTACGGTGGGCTATCACCGGTTAATTACCCATCGGAGCTTTAAGTGCCCGAACTGGATTAAAGCCACCTTCTTAATCGCAGGCGGTATGGCATTAGAAAACTCAGCGTTAAAATGGGCTAGCGACCATATTAGGCACCATGCCCGGTGCGACCAGAAAGAAGACCCCTATAACGCCACACTGGGCTTTTGGCACAGTCATTGCGGCTGGATTTTCTGGAAGGATCCCAATCGTGACCCCAAATATGCCACACGCCTTCTGCAGGATCCTCTGATATTGTGGCAGGACAAATATTATCTTCCCATTCTTTTGTCTGGACTTGTGCTGCCATTCGTCGTAGGATTTTTATACAATGGGTGGATTGGAGCTATAGGGTGCTTCCTCCTGGCTGGGCTCGCACGTACCTTCTTTGTCCTAAATTCAACATTCTTCATTAATTCTATTTGCCATATCTGGGGTGATCAACCCCATGGAACATCTGATTCGAGCCGAGATAGTTGGTGGATATCATTACTTACATTTGGAGAGGGATATCACAACTATCATCATATGTATCAAAGTGACTATCGAAATGGAGTTCGCTGGTATAATTTTGATCCATCCAAGTGGCTTATCTGGACGTTAAGCAAATTTGGCCTGGCCTATGATCTTCGTCGCCAGGCTCCTAACCAGCCGTAA
- a CDS encoding aspartate aminotransferase family protein, translating to MNTYTRLPISLVRGNGCLVYDAEGREYLDCLAGIAVNILGHAQPDLVETITRQARQLIHTSNLFYTEPQTRLAQKLVELSFADKVFFCNSGTEANEAAIKLARRYAHNTFGPDRFEILTMVNSFHGRTLASLTATGQPKLQEGFGPLVPGFRYVPFNDLEALKANITPQTAAVLLEPIQAEGGIIVPHPSYLKGLRGLCTEKQILLIFDEVQTGMGRTGTLFAYEQFGIQPDIMTLAKGLGGGLPIGACLATDTVAAAFQPGTHASTFGGNPLACAVALKVLELLIEGGKLEQGLVAGRYFAKGLGSLKEQFSCIHEARGMGLLQGLELTIDGKPLVLECLERRVLINCTMGKVLRFVPPLIISNAQIDRLLSVLSDVLSKHR from the coding sequence ATGAATACCTATACCCGCCTACCCATTTCCCTTGTTCGAGGAAACGGATGCCTGGTGTATGATGCAGAAGGACGGGAATATCTCGATTGTCTCGCGGGGATTGCCGTCAATATCCTAGGCCATGCCCAGCCTGATCTTGTGGAGACCATCACGCGACAAGCCCGGCAACTCATTCATACCTCCAACCTGTTTTATACCGAACCCCAAACCAGACTGGCCCAAAAGCTCGTCGAACTGTCCTTTGCGGACAAAGTGTTCTTTTGTAATAGCGGAACAGAGGCCAACGAGGCCGCGATAAAGTTAGCCAGGAGGTATGCACACAACACCTTTGGTCCGGATCGGTTTGAAATTTTGACCATGGTGAATTCCTTTCATGGACGAACATTGGCGAGTCTCACTGCAACCGGGCAGCCAAAATTACAAGAAGGATTTGGACCGCTTGTTCCTGGCTTTCGATACGTTCCATTCAATGATCTGGAAGCCTTAAAAGCCAATATTACTCCCCAAACGGCAGCTGTGCTGTTAGAACCCATTCAGGCTGAAGGTGGGATCATAGTTCCCCATCCCTCCTATCTGAAGGGACTTCGAGGGCTCTGCACAGAAAAACAGATCCTTCTAATTTTCGATGAAGTCCAAACCGGGATGGGTCGCACGGGAACGTTGTTTGCTTATGAGCAGTTCGGAATCCAACCCGACATTATGACGCTGGCTAAAGGCTTGGGGGGAGGTCTCCCCATTGGTGCCTGTCTAGCTACCGACACCGTCGCAGCGGCATTTCAACCAGGCACTCACGCCTCCACGTTTGGAGGCAACCCTTTAGCCTGCGCGGTAGCCCTGAAAGTCTTAGAACTCCTCATTGAAGGCGGAAAACTTGAACAAGGGCTGGTTGCCGGTCGCTATTTTGCCAAAGGACTTGGCTCTCTGAAAGAGCAATTCTCTTGCATCCATGAGGCCCGCGGCATGGGCCTCCTCCAGGGTTTAGAATTAACCATTGACGGAAAACCTCTCGTCCTGGAATGCCTTGAGCGACGGGTCCTAATCAACTGCACTATGGGAAAAGTCCTCCGATTTGTGCCTCCCTTAATCATCAGTAACGCACAGATTGATCGGCTCTTGTCCGTCCTCTCTGACGTTCTTTCCAAACATCGATAA